Genomic window (Nitrospirales bacterium LBB_01):
GGAGCAAATACGGCATAAAACATTCGCACAACTCCAAGCAGCGCTAAAATTGTACAAAGCAATTTTGTCTTATCCCTTCCATTAAAAGCGGCAGCCACTATGGCATAGAGCATAAGAGGCATCAGATACATTGTATAAAGCGGCAGTAAAATCTTAACTGCCGGAGTGCTCCCTTGTGATGAGGATGACACTATTGCAGAAAACACCAGCAAAATTAGTGAAATAAACGCAATGTTTTTCCATTTAAAGCCTAAAGTGAAAGTAGCCAGCGACAGCAAAAACCACGCTGCAAGCGATGTATAAAGTGAAATGCTCCGGTATTTTTCATAGCCATCAAAAAAAAGAAAAATTATGAGCACAATTGCACCGACACGAAGTACGCCAAGAAAAATATCCTTCAACATAGTATGTTTCTCCTTTTTTTACTCCTTAAAAACAGTTGCGGCAACCCACCGACAAGGAACTAAAACAATTGTACCACTAATGTAAATAAAAAATCAGATAAAATAGCAAATGGAAATTTAAATGAAATGTCTATTGAATTAACTTCGGTAGTCAATCCTCCGCCAACTAAAAACACTCAAAAAGACTGGATTCCCGCTCGTAGGCGGGAATGACAAGGAAGGGAAAGGGAATGACAAGGAAGGCGCTGATGATAATATAGACTCGATTTTAAAAAGGAATTCACTTTAGCAGGGTTCATTCTCTTTTTTTGTCATTCCTGCGAAAGCAGGAATCCAGTTCTTTGTAAGCTGAACTGATTGCATAGGAAATTTACAGTAAAATCCTGTTTCAAATCTCTGGCCGGTTGTGTTATATTTCCATAAGAAGGAGGATTTTGTATGGATTGTTTGTTTTGCAAAATTGCAAGAAAAGAAATACAGGCAAAAATAGTCTATGAAGACACACTGGTTGTAGCTTTTGAAGACGTAAACCCGCAGGCTCCGGTTCACATTCTTATAATCCCGCACAAACACATCGCTACGTCTCTTGAACTTACGGCTGACGACGCTGCCCTTACCGGTCATATGATTGCAGTTGCCAATAAAATTGCACAGGACAAAGCAATAGCACAAAGCGGCTTCCGTATGGTTATGAACTGTAACAGAGATGCTGGACAAAGTGTCTTTCACATCCATCTGCACCTGCTTGGCGGCCGCCCTATGAGCTGGCCCCCGGGATAGACAGGGAAAGGACTGTTTAAAATTCGGATGATCAAACTCTCTTTAGGATTTTCACCCTGCCCTAACGATACGTACATTTTCTATGCCCTAACTCACGGCATTATTGATACTGAAGACATCTCATTCCTACCCGCAGAAATACACGATGTGGAAACACTTAACAGCATGGCACTGAGAGAATCTCTGGATATTACAAAGGTCTCCTTCTATGCTTATTTAAAGGTGAGAGAGAAATATGCTTTATTAAAAACCGGAGGCGCTATGGGACACTCATGCGGCCCGATGATTGTCTCAAAAAAACGCATTTTACCCCATGAACTTAAAGAAAAAAAAATCGCTGTACCCGGAAAGCATACCACTGCATATCTTTTAACCCGACTCTTTGAACCTGAAATAAACGATGACCAACTCCTTGTACTGCCATTTAACGACATCATGACAGCCGTAAGAGACGGCATAGCAGATGCCGGCGTTATAATTCACGAGTGCAGGTTTACGTATCACACGTATGGTCTTACTGAGGTGATTGATCTGGGTGCATGGTGGGAAAAAGAAACAGGACTGCCTATCCCTCTGGGTTGCATAATAGCAAAAAAATCTCTCGGAGAGCGTACAATTTCTAAAATTGAAGATTTTATACTACAATCTGTTCTATATGCCAAAGCTCATCCTGCTGAAACCCGTAATTACGTTAAATTATATGCCGCAGAGATGGACGACAAGGTTATATCGGATCACATTGCTCTTTATGTCAATAACTTCACGGAAAACACAGGCGCTGACGGAACGACTGCTTTCAATAAAATTATGGATTTTGCTACAGACAGAGGGCTGCTTTAGATGAGAAAAATTTTTGTATTGCTAACCCTGTTTTTATTTTTATCAATCACAAATGTATCAGCGTATGACAGTGTGTATCAATACCTGAAAGATGGCCGTTTTGCTCTGGATAATAAAGAGTATGAAGAAAGCTTAAAAAACCTTGACCAATTTTTGGGAAGCCCAAATCAGCTTTCCGACTACGGATACTTGTGGCGGGCAAAGGCGTTAAGAGCGCTCGGTGAAAACGAAAAAGCTCTTAAAGACATCGGCGCAATAAAGGAAAACTATAGAAACTCACCGGTGTTTAAATCCGCTCTTCTGCTTGAAATCAAAATTGATGAGAAGGAACACCCCGATACCGCACTTGTTCTATACGCAAAGTACTTAGACAGCTATCCAAAGGATGATGCGATGAGATTATCGTATGCTAAGCTTCTTAAAACGCTGAACTACGAGTGGGACGCCGACAGAGAATTTACCAAAATATACATAAACGGAGGCAGCGAATCAAAAGAGGCCGCAGCATTTATAGACCTTAAGAAACTAAGCAGCGAAACAAAAGTGGAGCGGGCAAGGAATCTTATGAGGCGTCATAAGTACGAGGAGGCAGAGACGGAGTTAAGACAGGCACGGGAAAAAGCCCCGCCGTCTCTTTATGGCACAATCACAACAAATTTGGCCACTGCTCTTTTTAGACAAAAAAAGTATGATGAGGCTGCCGTCTATTTGGACCGTATTGGAGATATCTACACCGGTGCCAGAGCTCTTTATAGAGCCGGTAAGTTTGACGAGTTTCACGAAAAAGTGCGCCACATGAACGCCGATAAAAGCGAGCGAGCAGCCGAACTTATACTTATCAGCGGTCTGTATTTTAGAAGAGCCGGTAATACAGAAAAAGCGCTGGCTATTTTTAACACTCTTAAGGAAAATCGTTTTAATAAGGAGGAGGTCAGATGGCATATCGGCTGGACATACTACCTAATCGGTAACTACCAAAAGGCGTATGATGCTTTTGAATCACTCCATAAATCCTATGGCAGCCGTCAGTACCTCTACTGGATGGCTCGCTCTACTGAGAACATGGGGAAACCCTCTCAGGCACTATATTCCAAATTAACCGGCTTGGGAGATTTTTACTCACTCCTTGCCCTTTACAGATTGGGCAAAGGGCCTGTTGCAGTAAGCTCAGAGGAGTATGAACAAACCACTGACTTTGGACAGGATATCGAACTAAAGCGCCTCTCTATACTGCTTGAACTTAAAATAGATGACGCAATCAAGATGGAAAGCCTCTACATAATTAAAAACACAAGGAAATTCACAGGAGATTCCGCTCTAAAAGCCGCTCTAATGCTTAATGCTGCGCAAGCGTACTACCACTCACTAAACATTGCAGGTAAACTCAAAGGTAGCAGTTATCTTCACAGTCTCCTGTACCCTTACGCTTATAAGGATATCGTGTCAGACGCAGCCGGAAGGTTTACGGCAAATCCTCTGCTGGTTCTTTCTGTAATGAGAGAGGAAAGCCGTTTTCAGGACGATGCGTTTTCACCGGCAGGAGCAATAGGGCTCATGCAGCTTATGCCTCAAACTGCCTCCCGATACGGCAAATTAGCAGATGAGGCAATTGAGGATGAAAAGGATATTTTTAATGTAAAGAAAAACATAACCATAGGCGCCTACTATATCGGCTCACTGTACAAGGACGCATCATGTGTGCCTGTTGTACTGGCCTCATATAACGCAGGCGAGGATGTGGTTAAGAAGTGGCTTTTGGACGGAAATTATAAATCAATTGATGAATTCATTGAGGATATTCCATATAATGAAACAAGAAATTATGTAAAACGGGTTCTTAAAACTTATTATCAATATGCAAGACGGTTAGAACCAACAACAGAGTCTTTAAAATTTGTTGCTGATTGCAGTTTACATTAACTAACA
Coding sequences:
- a CDS encoding transglycosylase SLT domain-containing protein, producing MRKIFVLLTLFLFLSITNVSAYDSVYQYLKDGRFALDNKEYEESLKNLDQFLGSPNQLSDYGYLWRAKALRALGENEKALKDIGAIKENYRNSPVFKSALLLEIKIDEKEHPDTALVLYAKYLDSYPKDDAMRLSYAKLLKTLNYEWDADREFTKIYINGGSESKEAAAFIDLKKLSSETKVERARNLMRRHKYEEAETELRQAREKAPPSLYGTITTNLATALFRQKKYDEAAVYLDRIGDIYTGARALYRAGKFDEFHEKVRHMNADKSERAAELILISGLYFRRAGNTEKALAIFNTLKENRFNKEEVRWHIGWTYYLIGNYQKAYDAFESLHKSYGSRQYLYWMARSTENMGKPSQALYSKLTGLGDFYSLLALYRLGKGPVAVSSEEYEQTTDFGQDIELKRLSILLELKIDDAIKMESLYIIKNTRKFTGDSALKAALMLNAAQAYYHSLNIAGKLKGSSYLHSLLYPYAYKDIVSDAAGRFTANPLLVLSVMREESRFQDDAFSPAGAIGLMQLMPQTASRYGKLADEAIEDEKDIFNVKKNITIGAYYIGSLYKDASCVPVVLASYNAGEDVVKKWLLDGNYKSIDEFIEDIPYNETRNYVKRVLKTYYQYARRLEPTTESLKFVADCSLH
- a CDS encoding histidine triad nucleotide-binding protein — protein: MDCLFCKIARKEIQAKIVYEDTLVVAFEDVNPQAPVHILIIPHKHIATSLELTADDAALTGHMIAVANKIAQDKAIAQSGFRMVMNCNRDAGQSVFHIHLHLLGGRPMSWPPG
- a CDS encoding 1,4-dihydroxy-6-naphthoate synthase, yielding MIKLSLGFSPCPNDTYIFYALTHGIIDTEDISFLPAEIHDVETLNSMALRESLDITKVSFYAYLKVREKYALLKTGGAMGHSCGPMIVSKKRILPHELKEKKIAVPGKHTTAYLLTRLFEPEINDDQLLVLPFNDIMTAVRDGIADAGVIIHECRFTYHTYGLTEVIDLGAWWEKETGLPIPLGCIIAKKSLGERTISKIEDFILQSVLYAKAHPAETRNYVKLYAAEMDDKVISDHIALYVNNFTENTGADGTTAFNKIMDFATDRGLL